In Streptomyces sp. Li-HN-5-11, the sequence AGCGGACCATCATCGGCCTGGTGATGCAGTCCCTGGACAACTCCCTGACGACGTACCTGAAACCGGACGGCGTGGGCAAGGGCCTGCTCACGGCCCGCCAGGGCCACGGCTCGCCCAACCCCAAGCAGATCAGGGCCGCCACGGAGAGCGCCTCCGCGCTCGCCGCCGAGATCAACGGCTTCGCCGGCTCCAACGTCGGTGAGCTGATGGGCACGCCGCTCACCGCGCACTTCCTCGGCGGCTGCCCGATCGGCGACTCGCCCGAGACGGGAGTGATCGACCCGTACCACCGTCTGTACGGCCACCCCGGCATCTCGGTGGTGGACGGCGCGGCGGTCTCGGCCAACCTGGGTGTGAACCCCTCCCTGACCATCACCGCCCAGGCCGAGCGGGCGATGTCGTACTGGCCAAACAAGGGCGAGCCGGATCCGCGGCCCCGGCAGGGGGCGGCGTACGAGCGCCTGAAGCCGGTGGAGCCCCGCGATCCGGCGGTCCCGGCGGACGCGTTCGGCGCTCTGCGGCTGCCGTTCCTGGGGATGCCGGCGGTACCGCCGAAGAAGTAGGCGGAGGCGAAGCGGCGGGGGAGCCGGAAGTGGACGAGTGAAGGACCTGCGCCCCCCTCCTGGCGCAGGTCCTTCCTCTCTTCCGAGGGCTCCGCGGCGTGTCGTGCGGGGCCCTGCGATCCACGGGCGCGATCAGGCGCCCGTGCCGCCCGAATCGCTCTTGCGGCGGCGCACCATGAACACGGTGCCCGCCCCGGCGACGACGGCGACGCCGCCGACGAGCGCGATCACGGGCAGCGCGGAACTGGAACCGGTGGAGGCGAGGCTGCCGGTCGGCATGATCTCCTGGGCTCCGCCCTGCGGCTGCTTGCCGCCCACCGGCTTGTCCTTGCCCTTGCCGGGCTTGGCCTTCCCGGGGTTGTCGTTGCTGCTGCCGGGCTTGAGGACGGTGAACGTGTAGTAGTCGAACGCGCTGTGCACGCAGTTCTTCTCCTGGTCCACATAGCCGCCCAGGCCCACGGTGTAGCCGTCGCCGGCGGGCGCCTTCGCGGTGATGTCGACGCGCAACTGGATGTCGACCGTCTGCCTGGCACCGAGCGGCGTCTCGCCGAAGTAGAGGCCGTTGCCGACCTCGTCGGCGAGGGACTCCCACGCCTTGGTCTTGGGGTTGAAGTACTCGAGGACGGCGTAGGTGCTCAGCCATGTCTTCTCGTCGTCGCTCATCGAGTCGTTGTCGACGAGTGCGAGCCACTGCACCTGGCCGAGGGACTGGTCGCTGTGGTTGGCCGCGGTGAGCTTGAAGGTGTGCCAGCCGCTGCCCGCGACGATCTTGCCCGGCAGGCCGGAGACCGAGATGGTCAGCTGGGAGCCGGGGTCGACGTCGGCGGTGGTGCAGGGAGTCGGCAGGGCCGTGGGCTCCGCCGAGGTGCCGGGCTGCGCCGACGTGGAGGCCGAGACCGAGGCGGACGCGGATGAGGCGGCAGCCCCGTACTTGTTCGCGTCGGCGGACGCGGACGCGCTCGCGGAGGCCGAACCGGACGCGGACGCGGATGCGGAGGCGCTGTCCGAGGCCGAGGCGCTGACGCTCGGCGAGGGGTTCTGCCCGTCGGCCGCGAACGCGGCCGGCGTGGCGAGCAGGGCGAACGGCGCCACGACGGCGGCGGCGCCTGCCGCAGTCATGGCACGGCGGAGCTTCATGAAGACCTCGGGAGATCCGGGCGTGCTGCGGCGGCGCAGCACGAGCGTGGGTGAGGACTCCACTCCGCGTGTGGGGCGCGGGTGTGGCCCTGGTTCTGCACGTGTGACCTGTGGTCCCTGTGAATGGTTGTACGTCGCTCACAGAATTCTTATGTGGCCTGGGTCACAAGGGGCCCGGGTGGTGGAGGCATGGCGAAGGGCCCCGCGGGACCTGAGCCGGGCGGGGCCCTTCTTTCGTCAGCACCGACGTCAGGGCAGCGCCGGTGCCTGGGAAGCGGCGCCGGGGGGTTGCGCCGCTTGCCCCATGTGGTGGTCTCGCGCCATCGGCCGGCGCCCCGGCGTACCGGGTGCGCCCGTGGTCTCGACCTCTGGCAGTCGGGTGGTGCACCGCAGCATGTGACCGAACGTGGTTGTCCACCACGGGACTTGGGACTTCGCGGGCCTTCTGTGCATCGTGCTGGATCGGCGCGGCGCCCGCAAGCGTTTGACCCGGCTTCGTGCATTTTTCTGTTTTCCGCCGGTCGGCCCCGGGCGTCCCCGGAGCCGACCGTTACCTGGGTGACCGGGCTGCTGTCCCCTGCCGTCCGGTCACTTCCCCGGAGCGAGGTCCCACGGCGCACAGCACGATCCGTGCGCCTCATCGCTCCGGAGAGCCACGCGTGGTTCTTTCGGGCCCGCCCCTGGCTGGCGCGGACACCCGGACCAACGAGGCGGCTCGCGCGGCGGTCACGCGCCGTACGGGTGAGAGACGGGTGAGAAGACCGCGGGGCCGGGCTCAGATCCTGCCCCGGCACAGCTCCAGCAGGGTCATCGCCAGCGCCGTGCCCGGCCTGCCGAGCGCGTCCCTGTAGTGGCCGAGGACCTCCATCTCGCGGGAGAGGTTCACGCGCCGGCCGCCGGATGCGATACGGGCGTCCTGGATGACGGCGGAGACGGCCATCCGTTCCTGGATCAGGCCGATGATGCGGTCGTCGAGCGCGTCGATGCGCTCACGGGCGTCAGTGATCACATCGGCGGCCTCGGGGGTGCGGGCGCCGGTCACGTCGATGGCTGTCATACGGGGCTCCTGGTGAGGTGGAGCGTCCCGGAGCGGCACGGTCCGCGAACGCCAGGCGCCCCGGACCTTGTCGGCCCGGGGCGCCTGGGGAGTCGCTTGTCAGTTGCTCAAGCAGCACGACCATGGCAGCCGGTGGGCCAGTTGCCATAGGTAAAGAGGAAGGCCGGGTGCGTGAGCATGCGGCCAGTATGCCACGGCGGCCTGGCGCCCGGCCGAGCTGGTGGCGGGGTGCTGGGCGCGGGGTGCGGGGTGGGGGTCCTGGCGGGCGGTGACGGGTCGGGGTGCGTAGGGGGAGCGCCGGCCGGTGGTCATGGGCCGGGTGCGCGGTGGGAGCGCCGGCCGGTGGTCACGGGCGGGGTCCGGGGCGGTACCCCGGTGGGCGGGGCGGGGCCGATGGCCGCCTCGGTAGAATTGGCCGGCACAGAGACCCCGC encodes:
- a CDS encoding LAETG motif-containing sortase-dependent surface protein yields the protein MTAAGAAAVVAPFALLATPAAFAADGQNPSPSVSASASDSASASASASGSASASASASADANKYGAAASSASASVSASTSAQPGTSAEPTALPTPCTTADVDPGSQLTISVSGLPGKIVAGSGWHTFKLTAANHSDQSLGQVQWLALVDNDSMSDDEKTWLSTYAVLEYFNPKTKAWESLADEVGNGLYFGETPLGARQTVDIQLRVDITAKAPAGDGYTVGLGGYVDQEKNCVHSAFDYYTFTVLKPGSSNDNPGKAKPGKGKDKPVGGKQPQGGAQEIMPTGSLASTGSSSALPVIALVGGVAVVAGAGTVFMVRRRKSDSGGTGA
- a CDS encoding chorismate mutase, translating into MPLRDAPPHQEPRMTAIDVTGARTPEAADVITDARERIDALDDRIIGLIQERMAVSAVIQDARIASGGRRVNLSREMEVLGHYRDALGRPGTALAMTLLELCRGRI